Below is a genomic region from Hippea sp. KM1.
TTTGAGAATTGGTTGCTTAGGTTTTCGTTAAATGAGTTGTGGACATCTATGTTATTTATCTTTATGCCCTGCGATGTCAGATACTCTTTTAGGCTATCGATGTGGCTTGATATTGTTTTGTATATATTTTTGTCGTGCACCGTAATTGTTGCTGTTATGGACTTTGCTTTATCTAAAGCAACTTTTAGGTCTATCTTTCCTAATTGGGGTGGGTTTAGACTTATGCTTAGACTTCTTGTAAAGGGTGGTTTGTTCTTTATGATTTTGTCTATATGCTCTATGATCTTATCCATGGGGTATGCAACCTTGTTTGGTTGTGTGTTATCTTGATTTTGGTTGTTTGTTTGTTGAATGTGCGATACAAGCGTGGCCTGATTGTCCTGTTTTTCTGTTTTTGGGGTCTCTTTCGTATCTATCTCTTTATGCGAGTAAGCCTCTTTGCTATCTGGTTTTTCCTTGTGTTTTACCCTTTCGTTGATGGTTTTAACGGCTTCTTTCTTGCGTTCTGTTTTTGTTAGGTATTGATCCTTTTGCTGAGTCTGGTCTGTTTCTGCTAAATTCCTTGGGTTTACTTTTGTTGCTGTCTTGTTTTTGGTTTTCTGTGTCTTTGTTGGTTTTGCCTCTTTGTTGTTTGTTTTTAGCTGTTTTGTGTGAAGTGTGTATTGCTGGGCTTGTTTTTGTTGAACCTCTTTGTTGTCAGAGGTGTTTTCTGTATTATTCTTCTGTATTTCTTCTGTGAGTTTGTTTTTTGGTTGTGCGGCCTTGATTTTAGTTTTTTCTGTGCTTTGATCGATGGCATGTTGATAAGCTTTGGCTGTTTTTATTGTTTCTTTGGGGGGTTTATCCTCTTTTATCTTTATTGATGCTTTCTCTTTCTGTGTGTTTTTTGTCTGTTCTGTTCCGATTTTTGGTTTGTCCTCTGAAACCGTATGCTTTTCTGTATTTTCTTTTTTGTGTGTTTGCAGTTTTTGATGTAATTCTGCCAGAGCCGAGTTCTCCTTTGGATTTGGGCCATCGACCTTTATTGGGTTTTTCGATGAATCCACAGCTTTGTGCTGTTTTGGCTTTGTATTGGCAACACTGCTTTTATCCTGTTTGTCTGTGCGGATTTTTAGGCTATCTTCTTTTTGTTTGCTATCTGTGTTTGTTGGGTGTTTTTCATTCTCAATCCTTGGGTTTGTTTTTTTGATGGTGTTTGCAACCCTGTTATCCCCTGTTTTCTTGTCTTCTGTTTTTTGAGCTTCCCTCTCTATCTTTTGTTTTATGTCTGCTTTAGCAGAAATTATCTTGTTGGTGTTTGTTGTTTTATCTTGTGTTTTTTGTTCTTTGCTTTCTTTCTGTTTATTTAGTAAAACCTCAAGCTTTTTATCTTTAATGCCCTTAATTGATTCTTCTGTTTGTTTAGGTTTTGCTGTTGTATTTTTGCCGTCATGGTGTATTTTTGTGGCTATTTTTGCTGAATTTTCAGATTGATGATTTTGCAATTTGACCTTGGCTGTTATCTTTAGACCTTCCTTTGTTATTTTGTGTGTTGGCCTGTCTTGGTTGTCTGTGATTTTTACGGCTTTACCTTCCGTTTTATCTGTTTTTTTATCGCTTTTTTGGTCTTTGGGTTTTGTCTGAGAAACTGCTCCTATGGGTGTCTGTTCGCTGTCTTGTTCTTTTTTAACATGCTTTTCTTTTTTATCCTTTTCTTGTTTTTCTACTGTCGAGTTTGTTATTTCTTTTGTTGGTTTTTCTGTTTGCGATTTTATTGCGCTCTCCAGCGTGCTTTTGAAATCGCTCGATGTTTTCGTCTCTTTTTGGCTTGATGTTGCCTGCTTTGGTGCTATACTTTCAATTAAAGCTACTTTTAGCATCTTTCACCTCGCACTCTTGTGCTGGGGATTAGTTAGCAAAAAATGTTCCTTTAGGAGGTTTAAAATGAAGCTATCCACCGCTGCTCAAATGAGGGAGATGGATAAGAAGGCCATCGAAGCCGGCATACCGGACATAGTTCTAATGGAGAACGCCTCCATTAAGTCTTTCTATAAGATATTGGATTATTACGGCAGCGTTGAGGGCTCCTTGGCTGTTGTCTTTGTTGGTGCGGGCAACAACGGCGGTGATGCTTTGGCTATCTCAAGGCATCTTTACAACAACGGCGCCAATGTGTTTGTTTATATGTTGATTGATGAGGCAAAGCTCAACCCATCACCCAAAACCAACTTTGAGATAATAAAAAACATGGGGATAGAATTTAGGTTTGTTCAGAATGAGGATGATTTCAACGAGGAACTCATAAGAGAGTGCGATATAATCATAGACGGCATATTTGGAACAGGCTTATCCCGAGCGGTTGAGGGCAGGTTTAAAAGGGCTATTGAACTAATAAATTCCTCACCTGCATTTATCGTTAGCGTTGATATTCCAAGTGGTATAAAGGCCGATAC
It encodes:
- a CDS encoding flagellar hook-length control protein FliK, whose amino-acid sequence is MLKVALIESIAPKQATSSQKETKTSSDFKSTLESAIKSQTEKPTKEITNSTVEKQEKDKKEKHVKKEQDSEQTPIGAVSQTKPKDQKSDKKTDKTEGKAVKITDNQDRPTHKITKEGLKITAKVKLQNHQSENSAKIATKIHHDGKNTTAKPKQTEESIKGIKDKKLEVLLNKQKESKEQKTQDKTTNTNKIISAKADIKQKIEREAQKTEDKKTGDNRVANTIKKTNPRIENEKHPTNTDSKQKEDSLKIRTDKQDKSSVANTKPKQHKAVDSSKNPIKVDGPNPKENSALAELHQKLQTHKKENTEKHTVSEDKPKIGTEQTKNTQKEKASIKIKEDKPPKETIKTAKAYQHAIDQSTEKTKIKAAQPKNKLTEEIQKNNTENTSDNKEVQQKQAQQYTLHTKQLKTNNKEAKPTKTQKTKNKTATKVNPRNLAETDQTQQKDQYLTKTERKKEAVKTINERVKHKEKPDSKEAYSHKEIDTKETPKTEKQDNQATLVSHIQQTNNQNQDNTQPNKVAYPMDKIIEHIDKIIKNKPPFTRSLSISLNPPQLGKIDLKVALDKAKSITATITVHDKNIYKTISSHIDSLKEYLTSQGIKINNIDVHNSFNENLSNQFSNGSGGFGQQTHHNSQQEFNFSSYSPFEAKEKGMDFIKNTKPDPIKKGLDITA